A stretch of the Salminus brasiliensis chromosome 23, fSalBra1.hap2, whole genome shotgun sequence genome encodes the following:
- the prpf38b gene encoding pre-mRNA-splicing factor 38B: MAGNQQQQQQQQQAVTKPSTGKHGNVLPLWGNEKTMNLNPMILTNVLSSPYFKVQLYELKTYHEVVDEIYFKVTHAEPWEKGSRKTAGQTGMCGGVRGVGTGGIVSTAFCLLYKLFTLKLTRKQVMGLITHTDSPYIRALGFMYIRYTQPPADLIEWYEPFLDDEEELDVKAGGGCVMTVGEMLRSFLTKLEWFSTLFPRIPVPVQKMIDQQMKSRPRKLPQKDGKEEEEDGERHRSRTPRKSPSPRRSPNRSRSRSHHRERRGASFDRELERERDRQRKEREGKDRDREKEGKDRDREKEGKDRDREKEGKDRDREKEGKDRDREKEGKDRDRERDRERDRDRERAERDRASERDRERERRRSRTPDRGTERRRSRSRERRRSRSSTRERRNERKEREKEREAETVERDRSRRKEREHKDRGSAGEKERERSKDKRSKGEGDERRHKEEREDRRHREERKSKRSSRSRSREKKHKAERTNKKRSRSRSKSRQEAGEEKSRKRERSHSKERSHKHSRSKERSHRRESSNGKEHRPKSASPEPGDGTQGSRAESP; encoded by the exons ATGGCggggaaccagcagcagcagcagcagcagcagcaggccgtGACCAAACCCTCCACCGGCAAACACGGCAATGTGTTGCCGCTGTGGGGCAACGAGAAGACTATGAACTTGAACCCCATGATTCTCACCAACGTGTTATCGTCTCCGTATTTCAAGGTTCAGCTGTATGAGCTGAAGACCTACCACGAGGTTGTGGACGAGATCTACTTCAAG GTTACCCATGCAGAGCCGTGGGAGAAAGGCAGCCGGAAGACTGCAGGACAGACTGGAATGTGCGGAGGG GTGCGAGGCGTAGGCACGGGAGGTATCGTGTCCACCGCATTCTGTCTACTTTATAAGTTGTTCACGCTGAAACTGACTCGCAAGCAGGTGATGGgtctcatcacacacacagactcccCATACATCAGAGCACTCGGCTTCATGTACATACG ATACACACAGCCCCCTGCAGACCTGATCGAGTGGTATGAGCCCTTTCTAGATGATGAGGAG GAGCTGGACGTGAAAGCAGGTGGTGGGTGTGTGATGACAGTCGGGGAGATGCTGCGTTCCTTTCTTACTAAGCTTGAGTGGTTCTCCACACTGTTTCCACGGATACCCGTGCCTGTGCAGAAGATGATCGACCAGCAGATGAAGAGCCGCCCACGCAAGCTCCCACAGAAGGACGgcaaggaggaagaggaggatgggGAACGGCACCGCTCCAG AACGCCGAGGAAATCCCCGAGCCCCCGGAGATCACCAAACCGCTCACGCAGTCGCAGCCACCACCGAGAGAGGCGTGGGGCCAGCTTTGACCGTGAgctagagagggagagagaccgCCAgcgaaaagaaagagaaggcaaagatcgagacagagagaaggaaggCAAAGAtcgagacagagagaaggaaggCAAAGAtcgagacagagagaaggaaggCAAAGAtcgagacagagagaaggaaggCAAAGAtcgagacagagagaaggaaggCAAAGAtcgagaccgagagagagacagggaaagaGACCGAGACCGAGAACGCGCAGAGCGAGACAGGGCATCAGAGAGGGACAGGGAAAGAGAACGCAGACGTTCAAGAACTCCTGATCGAGGCACAGAGCGGCGCCGGAGCCGCAGCAGAGAGCGGCGCCGGAGCCGCAGCTCTACCCGTGAGAGGAGGAACGAGAggaaagagcgagagaaggagagggaggcaGAAACCGTAGAGAGAGACCGTAGCCGGCGAAAGGAACGAGAGCACAAAGACCGGGGCAGTGCCggcgagaaagagagggagcgtTCAAAAGACAAGAGGAGTAAAGGAGAAGGCGACGAGCGCCGGCACAAAGAGGAGAGGGAGGATCGGAGACATCGTGAGGAGAGGAAGAGCAAACGCTCCAGCCGGAGCCGCAGCAGGGAGAAAAAGCACAAAGCGGAGCGCACCAACAAAAAACGCTCTCGCTCCCGCTCCAAGAGCCGACAAGAggcaggagaggagaaaagCAGGAAGCGCGAGCGCAGCCATAGCAAAGAGCGGTCACACAAGCACAGTCGCAGCAAAGAACGCTCCCACCGACGAGAGTCCAGCAATGGCAAAGAGCACCGGCCCAAGAGTGCCAGTCCAGAACCAGGCGATGGAACTCAGGGCAGCCGGGCCGAATCGCCCTGA